The Acidobacteriota bacterium DNA segment ACCAGGAAGTGCAGATGCACGCCGATGGCGACCAGAGCCAGATCTACCGGCCGTTCTGCAAGCGCGTCTACCGGGTCGATCGGCCCCAGGATCTACCCCGGATCATCGAACGGGCGTTCCATCTTGCGCAGACAGGCCGGAAGGGCCCGGTCCTGGTCGACGTCCCTATGGACGTGTTCTCGGCGGACCTGCCCGTCGGCGCCTTCAACAAGGCGCCGGCTCCCATGACCAGGCCGATGATCGACGCCGACACCACGGCGGGGATCGTAGACGCGCTCGCCAACGCCGCGCGTCCGGTTCTCTACGCCGGAGGCGGCGTGCTGTCGTCCCGCGCGACCGCGGAGTTGGCCACCCTCGCCGAAGCCCTTGAGATTCCCGTCGCCCACTCACTCATGGGCAAGGGGTGCCTGCCGCACGATCATCCGTTCTTGATGGGCATGACCGGCTACTGGGGCACGCCGCTCTCAAACGAGAAGTGCCGGACCGCCGACTTGATCGTGGCGATCGGGACACGATTCGGCGAATGCAACTCCAGTTCGTGGTATACGGACTATACGTTCCAGATGCCGCCCACCCGGCTGATCCACATTGATGCGGACCCGGCCGAGATCGGGCGTAACTACCCGACCGAACTCGGAGTGGTGGCCGATGCGAAGCTCGCGCTGACCGCGCTGGCGAAGGCTGCCAAGGGCCAGACTCACAAGGACCGTGGTTCGCTGCGGACCGAGATTGCCAAGGCCCGCGCCGAGTACGTTGCGCGTTTTGCCGCGCAGTGGGAGTCGGACCAGTTCCCGATGCGCCCTGAGCGAATCCTGAGCGAGTTGAGGAAGGCCCTGCCCGAGGACGGCATCATCGTCACCGACGTGGGCTGGAACAAGAACGGCCTCGCCCAGCAGTTCCCGATTAGCATCCCGGGCACCTTCATCACGACGAGCGGCCTGGCGACGATGGGATTCGGGCCGGCCGCCGCTCTTGGCGTCAAGTGCGCGCTCCCGAACCGCCCGGTCGTGGCTCTGACCGGTGACGGCGGCTTTGGTGCGAATCCATCCGTCATCGCGACGGCGATGGAAGCGAACATCCCCGTAGTCTGGCTCGTCATGGACAACGCGCAGTTCGGCGTCATTGCCGGCTTGGAGAAGGGGCAGTACGACACGACGTTCGGCTGCGTCTTCCTGCGCAACGACGAGTCGTATCGAGTGGACTGGGCTCAGGTCGCGAAGGGCTACGGCGCCGAGGGGATGTACCTCCAGTCTGCCGATGAGCTCGGGCCTGCGCTGAAGAAGGCTCTAGCGTCAGGGTTGCCGACGGTCATCCAGGCTCCGATGGAGAACGTTCCCACGCCGACTCCGGGGTACTGGAACATCCACGACATCTACCGCAAGGGTTGCTGAGACGTGTCGCAAGACGTCACGTCGCCCACCGCGTCCGCTGCCGCGCACGGCGGGAAAGGGTTCCCGCCGTCGCTGCTCTCGTCGTTCGTCTGGGGAATCGCCGCGTTCTTCTATCTGGCGGCATTCTACCTCCGCACACAGCCCGCCGTGATGACGACGGAGCTGATGCGCGATTTCGGGATGAACGCGAGTCAACTTGGCGTACTGGCGGCGTTCTTCTTCTACGCCTACGTCGCGATGCAGATCCCGACAGGAGTGCTGGTGGACTCCTGGGGAGCGCGGCGCCTCCTCGTGGCCGGGTCCATCATGGCCGCCGTGGGCTCTATCTTGTTTGGGGCGACGACCAGCTTCGGTCTCGCCGCCCTCGCTCGTGCGATCACGGGCGCCGCCACTGCCGTTGGGTGGGTGGTGACGCTGAAGCTGGCCACACACTGGTTCCCGTCCAAGCGCTTCGCCACGCTGTCGGGGCTTGGCCTCTTCATCGGGAATTTGGGAGCCCTGGTGGCACAAGTGCCGCTGCGCCTGCTTGTTGACAGCTTCGGTTGGCGTTCAGTGTCAATCGTCTCCGGCGCCGTGATGGCGGGCGTGGCTGTCCTCGCGTGGACGGGAATCCGGGACGACCCGAGCGAACGCGGCTACGACACCTACGCGCCCAAGACGGCGCAGTCGGCGAGTCACGTTCCCGTGCTGCAGTTGTTGAAGGGATTCAAGGAGGTCTTCCGATACCGAAACACCTGGCTGATATTCCTCGCCCAAGGCTCCTTCGTCGGATCCATCCTCTCGTTCACCGGCCTCTGGGGTGCGCCCTTCCTGAAGGCTCGCTTCGGGGTTTCCGGGACCACGGCCGCCGGCGTGTGTTCAGTGATGATCGTCTCTTGGGCGGTGGCGAGCCTCACGTGCGGCTACCTGTCGGACCGCACTGGCCAGCGGAAACCCGTGTACCTCACGGGAGCCGTCGTGGCCGCGGCGGGCTGGTCGGTGTTGTTCTACATGCCAGGCCTTTCGCTCTCGGTGTTCGTCGTTATCGCCGCTGTGACAAGCTTCGCCTGCGGAGCAGTCGTCCTCGGGTTCGCGTATGGGAAGGAATCCGTGCCGGCGAGGTATCTCGGCACCATCTCCGGCGCCATCAACGTCGGGAACATGATCGGGCCGACGTTGCTCCAGCCTGGTATCGGCTGGGTTCTGGATCGACAGTGGGCCGGGCAGACAGTCAACGGGCTGCGGGTCTATGACGTCTCCGCATTTCAGACGGCATTCCTGCTCGTGATCGTGTGGTCCCTGGTGGGATCGGTGCTCATTGCGTTGACCACGGACACGCACTGCAAGCAATCGGCGTGACGGGCCGGGACACCGGCGTGCGGATGCGGTCGCGACGACGCTCGAACATGTCCAGGAGGGCTGGCGTGGTTGCCTGTCTGGCCTGACCGCGGGCGGACGGCCAGCGGCTCCACACCCGGCCGGCCGTCTACCTCTTAACGTGAACGGGCGTCTCCACGTCACGAGAGAATGTGCCCTTCGACCACGGGGTGGTCCAGGTTGCGCCGCCACTCTCGCACGCTCCCTCAACCCGCAGAATGTGAATCTTTCGACGTTCGCCGAGCAGTGCAATCAACGTTTCCCGCGGCAGGATGAAGGCGGCCTTGGTCAGCGCGTCGGATTCCGTTGCGGTGTCCGCCGTGAGGCTCACTTGGCACATGTTCTCGACCGGCTCGCCGCTCCTCGGATCGAAGATGTGCCCGTAACGGTGCCCATCGATCTGGACCGACTTTTCGGAAACGCCGGATGTCGAAAGCGCGTTATCTCGAAGAAGCACGAACCGAAGGAACGTCGTTGGCTTCGAGGGATCCCTCACACCCACTTTCCATCCCTCGCCATCCGGCGGGCGTCCCAGCGCGTACAACGTGCTGCCCCCCGCGCTGACCAGCGCGGACGAGATTCCGAGACTGCGGAGAACCGAGACCGCCCGGTCGGCCGCGTAACCCTTGCCGATACCTCCTGGATCCAATTCGAGCCCTTCGACCGCGTACGACACGGTTTGAGAGACGTCGTCGAGCCGCACCTTGTCGAAACCCGACCGTGCCTTCGCGGCCGCGGCATCCGACGGAGAAGGCCGGGCCGGGCGCGGCGAGAAGAATCCCCACGCGCGCACGACCATGCCCATCGTCGGATCGAAGGTGCCGAGCGTCTCGTCGAAATAGCTTCGGCACCGCTTCACGAAGTCGTACAGCTCGCGCGACGCTCTGAATGGCGCCTTCGCCGCCCCGGTGTTCATTCTGCTCAGTTCGCTGTCAGGCCGGTAGTTGCTGAGCAGACCGTCGACGCGTTGCATCTCATCGAGCGCCGCACCGATGGCGCGTTCCGCCAGCTCGCCGTCGGCGTGGTACACCTGAATCTCAGCCAGCGACCCCATCACTCGACGAGACTGACGATGGAGTGTCTGTTGCGGGATACCCGTGGATCCGAGCGCGAAGACGGCACACGCCAGTACGGCAATCGAGATTCGCTTCATGGCGGGCTTCTCTCTCCCCAAGTCCCTCGTCCAGCACGCAGATGTTATCACCCGTGGCGGGATGTGTTGCCTCGGTTCCACTATTCTCCTGTTAGAGTGTCGAATTGGAGTCGCAGATGATTGGCTACTTTGATCTCGCGTCAGGAATCTCCGGCGACATGATGCTCGGATGCCTTGTCGATGCGGGGTGGGGTGTCGAGGAGCTGTGCGGTGTCGTGACTCGTCTGCACCTCGATCCTGCAGAATGGTCAGTGTCGGCTCGGCCAGTGACACGCGGCGCCCTCCGTGCGACCCTGGTAGAGGTGTCGGCAGCGGAGAGCCATCATCAGCGTCACCTCGGTGACATCCAGCGACTGCTGGAATCTTCGTCACTGCCCGCGACTGTGGTGTCACGAGCCTCTTCGGTATTCGGGCGTTTGGCGCGGGCCGAGGCGAAGGTGCACAACACCACCCCCGACCGTATCCACTTCCACGAGGTCGGTGCGGTGGACGCGATCATCGACATTGTCGGCACGATTGCCGGCCTTGAAGCCCTTGATATTTCGCAGGTCTTCTCATCGCCCCTACCACTCGGTGGCGGCTGGATAGAGTCCGCACATGGTGTTCTCCCATTGCCCGCCCCCGCAACACTGGAACTCCTGAGTGCTGCAAGTGCTCCGACCACCGCCGCCTTGGGTCCAGGGGAGTGGGTGACGCCAACTGGTGCGGCACTCGTGGCCGAACTGGCCGGATTCTCGCAGCCGGCATTCACCCTTGCACGTGTGGGCGTAGGGGCTGGTCACCGAGACGCGGCATGGCCCAACGTCGCCCGGCTATGGATCGGAGAACCGCTCACGACTGGCGGGCTTGTTCAGGTCGATACCAACATCGACGACATGAACCCGCAACTCTATGGCGCGGTCTCCGAACGCCTGTTCGCCGCCGGGGCCAAAGACGTGTGGCTCACGCCGGTCCAGATGAAGAAGGGACGGCCGGGCGTCGTGCTGAGCGTCATTGCCTCGGCCTCGTCTGAGGGCGCTATTGCCGATGTCGTGCTGCGGGAGACCACGACCCTCGGCGTTCGTGTCCACCGACTGACCGGCCGCCACGAGGTCCGTCATGAGAAGCGAATCGTGGACACCCTCTACGGCCCGATAGGCGTGAAGGTGAAATGGCTGGAGAACACTCCAATTGGGGCGACTCCCGAGTACGAAGAGTGTGCCGCGCTTGCCCGCGGCCGGTCGGCGAGCGTCAAGGCTGTCGTCGAAGCGGCCGCGGCGGCCGCGCACGGGCTCCTCGCGGAATTGTCTGCCGGTCGGCGTCCGTCTCTCTCGAGCGGTTCGTGACAGTGACGTCGACCAGATACGTTCTGACGCTCGATACCGACGGAGCCAGGAACCACGGATCTCCGATCGCACGACAGGTGGGCGGGCTGCCCCTTCCCGGTCCTGATCTAACATATGGGCATGTCGAAGACACGAACCGATGCTGCGCTCGGCCAGGGCTGGGAACCACAGGTCCGGCAGCAATTGGATCGAATCCTCGCGGGGACGACGTTCCAGCAGGTCGACCGCTTGCGGCGATTCCTGAGCTTCGTGGTGCTCGAATCCATCGCCGGCCACTGGGATGAACTGAAGGAGTACGTCGTCGGCATCCAGGTCTTCGGAAAGGAGGCGTCTTTCGACCCCCGGTCCGATCCGGTGGTCCGCGTTCAGGCCAGACGCCTCCGCGCGAGGATCGTCCGGTATTACGCGGAAGAGGGCCAATGATCGAACTGCCCAAGGGTGGATACGCCCCGGTCTTCACGCGCCGCGAGGTCGGCGCGGCTCGGCGGCGCTCACTCAGTTCCTCCATTGTGAATCGCAATACGGCTTGCGTCCTGGCGTTCGCCGATCACAGTCCCGCGGGCGACCTGGCGTATTTCTGCCGGGGGTTAAGGGAGGAGATCATTCACCACCTGTCTTCTCTGGCGAACCTTCGGGTACTGGCCTGGGACGGGAGCGATCTCCCAAACCGACCGGGCGGCCAACCGAGTACGAGCGACGCGGCGGTGATCATCAGCGGGAGTGTGCGCAGGGCTGGCGGACTCGTGCGTGTGACCACGCAGTTCCTGAACGGCGCGACTGGCTGCTATCTCTGGTCCACGTCGGTCGACGGAGCGATCGTGGACATGTTCGACCTGCAGGAGCGTGTGGCCAGGGCGGTGGCTGACAAGCTCGGATCCGAACTCATCGACATCTCCACCGCCGGAAGTAACCGGCCGGGAACAGTGAACCTGGCGGCCTACAATTTGTACCTGCAGGGCCGCTATCACTTGAGCCAGAGGACCGAGGAGGGACTACTGAAGGCCGTTGAGTTCTTCGAGAAGTCCCTCGCTGAAGATGCCGAGTACGGGCGCGCACACGCGGGCTTGTCAGATGCCTACGCGCTGCTCGCGCATTATGGGGTCCTCGGGCCGGCCGACGTCTGGACCAAGATCGCTGCGACCGCGGCATCGGCGGTCATGCTCGACGGAACCTCCGCGGAGGCCCACACCTCGCTCGCTCACGCCAAGGCCACACAGGACTGGGACTGGCAGGGCGCCGAGCAGGCTTTTCGGAGGGCCATCGCGCTCGATCCACGATACGCGACGGCGCCTCACTGGTACTCCACGACGGTGCTGGTTCCGACAGGGAGGCTTGACGAAGCGATCGCCCGGCTGCTCGTCGCGCAGTCGCTTGATCCCGTGTCGACGATCATCGCCCGCGACGTCGCGATGATGTATTACTACAAACAGGATTACGACTCGGCCCTTGAACGTTGTGACAGCGCCATCGAACTGAATCCCCACTTCCCACCCGCCTACCTGACACTGGCCTTCGTCCAGGAGCAACGGAACGATCTCGACGAATCAGAAGCGGCGCTCGAGCGCGCGGTACGCCTTGCACCGCTGAGCCCGCGGTCCACTGGGGCGCTGGGCCGGCTCTTTGCAATCACAAACAGGCGGCGGCAAGCCTTCAAGCTGCTGCACGACTTGAAGGCGCTGGCGAAAGACCGCTATGTGACACCTTTTGAGTTCGCGTCACTTCACTTTCATCTGGGCCAGATTGACGAGAGCGTCAAATGGCTCTCAAAGGCCGTCGACGATCGCAGCTTCGAATTGCTGTCGATCAAGGCTGATCCACGATTCGCGTCCCTCAGGACCCATCCCAGTCTGGTCCCGATCATCGCACGTGTCGGAGTCGTGGCGCCGCCGGCCGACTCGATCTTTCACGCGCCCGGCCGGTAACCGTAACAACACGGTAACCGTTGGCGTCTCGGCGTAGCACCGGTGGTATCCTTCCCCGCCGAGGGGCAGCGACACGTCGTCGGTCCACGGTTCCCTCCTCCCCGGGTTGCCGGCCCCTCACCTTCCCTCAGGGATTCTCATGATGAACCGGCAGTCGGATAGGACCTCGCGTATTCCCACTGCCATTGTCTTGGCGATCACCGTCGCGGCGGCATTCGCCGCGTTCCTCGACGCCAGGCAAGGCGCGCCAGTGAAACGGCCGCTTAAGCATGTCCTGGCTTGGGGAGATGTGCGGGCCGGCTACCAGCACGACTCGATCTCCCACGCCTTTGCCGTCATCGAGCGTCTCGGACGCGAATCTGGGCTCTTCGACACGTTCATCAGGACCGATTCGCAGACGATCACGAAGCGGCCCCTGGATTTCGGTGACGCCCAAATCGCACTGGGGGAATCGTTTCTCTACCGCAATCTCAGCTACTTTGATGCCATCGTGTTCTACGGCGTCAGGGAGGTCCCGCTCGGGCCCGATCAGAAGGCCGACTTGATGTCGTTCATCAAGGAGGATGGCAAGGGGTTTGTGGTCATCCACGCCGGAGGCAATGCGTTCATGTCATGGCCCGAATTCGGGGACATGATCGGCGGTCGATTCGACGAACACCCCTGGGGTATTGCGGACGCGTCGATCATCGTCGAGGACCCGTTGTTCCCCGGAATGGAGGACTTCCCCTCCGGCACGGTGATCAACTCCGAACACTACCAGATGAAGGGTTTCTCCCGGGACAAGCTGCGGGTACTCGCCCACCTGGACGCCAGCAAGCTCGACCTCACCGCTCCGATGGTACACAGAAAGGACGGTGACTTCCCTGTCGCGTGGGCAAAGTTGCACGGCAAGGGTCGCGTCTACTACTCCAACCTGGGTCATGGGGAGGATGAGTGGGATCTTCCGGTGGTCCAGCGGATGTACCTGGGAGCCATCAAATGGGCGTTGCGGTTGGTCGATGCCGATGTGTCGCCGCAACCCCGTCCGGCAACGCCGGATCTCGCGATGACGACCAAGAAAGTCGAGGTGGCCGCGCCGCGCCCGCAGGGCGACCAGAAACGCCGCTACCGGTTTGCTGAGGCCAACACGGACGTTCCCTACCGGCTCTTCATTCCTCAGAGATGGGACGGCCGGCAGAAGCTGCCGCTCGTCGTCATGTTGCACGGAGGGGCCGCTGACGAGAACGGACCGTTCGACCGAGAACCCGCCGAACTGAAAGGGGTTGTGTTCCGAGAGGCCGAGAAACACGGTTTCATCCTGGTGTCGCCAGCAGGCTACGGCGGACGGTACGGCGCCACGCTCCAGC contains these protein-coding regions:
- a CDS encoding tetratricopeptide repeat protein, whose translation is MIELPKGGYAPVFTRREVGAARRRSLSSSIVNRNTACVLAFADHSPAGDLAYFCRGLREEIIHHLSSLANLRVLAWDGSDLPNRPGGQPSTSDAAVIISGSVRRAGGLVRVTTQFLNGATGCYLWSTSVDGAIVDMFDLQERVARAVADKLGSELIDISTAGSNRPGTVNLAAYNLYLQGRYHLSQRTEEGLLKAVEFFEKSLAEDAEYGRAHAGLSDAYALLAHYGVLGPADVWTKIAATAASAVMLDGTSAEAHTSLAHAKATQDWDWQGAEQAFRRAIALDPRYATAPHWYSTTVLVPTGRLDEAIARLLVAQSLDPVSTIIARDVAMMYYYKQDYDSALERCDSAIELNPHFPPAYLTLAFVQEQRNDLDESEAALERAVRLAPLSPRSTGALGRLFAITNRRRQAFKLLHDLKALAKDRYVTPFEFASLHFHLGQIDESVKWLSKAVDDRSFELLSIKADPRFASLRTHPSLVPIIARVGVVAPPADSIFHAPGR
- the larC gene encoding nickel pincer cofactor biosynthesis protein LarC — protein: MIGYFDLASGISGDMMLGCLVDAGWGVEELCGVVTRLHLDPAEWSVSARPVTRGALRATLVEVSAAESHHQRHLGDIQRLLESSSLPATVVSRASSVFGRLARAEAKVHNTTPDRIHFHEVGAVDAIIDIVGTIAGLEALDISQVFSSPLPLGGGWIESAHGVLPLPAPATLELLSAASAPTTAALGPGEWVTPTGAALVAELAGFSQPAFTLARVGVGAGHRDAAWPNVARLWIGEPLTTGGLVQVDTNIDDMNPQLYGAVSERLFAAGAKDVWLTPVQMKKGRPGVVLSVIASASSEGAIADVVLRETTTLGVRVHRLTGRHEVRHEKRIVDTLYGPIGVKVKWLENTPIGATPEYEECAALARGRSASVKAVVEAAAAAAHGLLAELSAGRRPSLSSGS
- a CDS encoding MFS transporter is translated as MSQDVTSPTASAAAHGGKGFPPSLLSSFVWGIAAFFYLAAFYLRTQPAVMTTELMRDFGMNASQLGVLAAFFFYAYVAMQIPTGVLVDSWGARRLLVAGSIMAAVGSILFGATTSFGLAALARAITGAATAVGWVVTLKLATHWFPSKRFATLSGLGLFIGNLGALVAQVPLRLLVDSFGWRSVSIVSGAVMAGVAVLAWTGIRDDPSERGYDTYAPKTAQSASHVPVLQLLKGFKEVFRYRNTWLIFLAQGSFVGSILSFTGLWGAPFLKARFGVSGTTAAGVCSVMIVSWAVASLTCGYLSDRTGQRKPVYLTGAVVAAAGWSVLFYMPGLSLSVFVVIAAVTSFACGAVVLGFAYGKESVPARYLGTISGAINVGNMIGPTLLQPGIGWVLDRQWAGQTVNGLRVYDVSAFQTAFLLVIVWSLVGSVLIALTTDTHCKQSA
- a CDS encoding FAD:protein FMN transferase codes for the protein MKRISIAVLACAVFALGSTGIPQQTLHRQSRRVMGSLAEIQVYHADGELAERAIGAALDEMQRVDGLLSNYRPDSELSRMNTGAAKAPFRASRELYDFVKRCRSYFDETLGTFDPTMGMVVRAWGFFSPRPARPSPSDAAAAKARSGFDKVRLDDVSQTVSYAVEGLELDPGGIGKGYAADRAVSVLRSLGISSALVSAGGSTLYALGRPPDGEGWKVGVRDPSKPTTFLRFVLLRDNALSTSGVSEKSVQIDGHRYGHIFDPRSGEPVENMCQVSLTADTATESDALTKAAFILPRETLIALLGERRKIHILRVEGACESGGATWTTPWSKGTFSRDVETPVHVKR
- a CDS encoding ThuA domain-containing protein, with product MKRPLKHVLAWGDVRAGYQHDSISHAFAVIERLGRESGLFDTFIRTDSQTITKRPLDFGDAQIALGESFLYRNLSYFDAIVFYGVREVPLGPDQKADLMSFIKEDGKGFVVIHAGGNAFMSWPEFGDMIGGRFDEHPWGIADASIIVEDPLFPGMEDFPSGTVINSEHYQMKGFSRDKLRVLAHLDASKLDLTAPMVHRKDGDFPVAWAKLHGKGRVYYSNLGHGEDEWDLPVVQRMYLGAIKWALRLVDADVSPQPRPATPDLAMTTKKVEVAAPRPQGDQKRRYRFAEANTDVPYRLFIPQRWDGRQKLPLVVMLHGGAADENGPFDREPAELKGVVFREAEKHGFILVSPAGYGGRYGATLQPKAADGAPASVALRPEADPSQEERERRNGLSEKDVMNVIELVAREYDVDRQRIYLMGNSMGMIGTLHLAAKYPHIWAAIAPSDGPTDPAAYPYERITGIPGIRIVHGEQDTITSIDASREIVSRMQAVGANATFARVRNGTHDTAWYIALPETFDFLEKYRRH
- a CDS encoding thiamine pyrophosphate-binding protein, translated to MSTTISTNTNAVATPPGTRIAAYQLTEYLERIGVEVIFGLCGHTIIALLHALSQSKIKFIGTRHEQLAAHAAEGYARATGKVGVMLCHLGPGLTNAVTGVANAALDSTPMVVIAGDVPSHYFGRHAHQEVQMHADGDQSQIYRPFCKRVYRVDRPQDLPRIIERAFHLAQTGRKGPVLVDVPMDVFSADLPVGAFNKAPAPMTRPMIDADTTAGIVDALANAARPVLYAGGGVLSSRATAELATLAEALEIPVAHSLMGKGCLPHDHPFLMGMTGYWGTPLSNEKCRTADLIVAIGTRFGECNSSSWYTDYTFQMPPTRLIHIDADPAEIGRNYPTELGVVADAKLALTALAKAAKGQTHKDRGSLRTEIAKARAEYVARFAAQWESDQFPMRPERILSELRKALPEDGIIVTDVGWNKNGLAQQFPISIPGTFITTSGLATMGFGPAAALGVKCALPNRPVVALTGDGGFGANPSVIATAMEANIPVVWLVMDNAQFGVIAGLEKGQYDTTFGCVFLRNDESYRVDWAQVAKGYGAEGMYLQSADELGPALKKALASGLPTVIQAPMENVPTPTPGYWNIHDIYRKGC